The proteins below are encoded in one region of Chroicocephalus ridibundus chromosome 9, bChrRid1.1, whole genome shotgun sequence:
- the FAM81A gene encoding protein FAM81A isoform X2, which produces MQNKGGGDRLARQLLEEHIRNITAIVRQLNRDIEMLQEQIRVRDNLSYGTNSTLKSLEMRQLSGLGDLRGRVARCDAGLARLSAEHKITYERLQSLSKDQHTSKLILESKIKEAEIQISHLLSRVEQSIMQQEAKLKIAYKESNQQLHLLDTKLKNAIEELSSQILSARSWLEQEHERIEKELVQKIDQLSLTFKENTEMSERAIEMKFNQMAEKIDKIEEIQKITMEAHEAKQTEEKINIRIGKLQNEINEDIKEMKAEVNAGFAAIYESIGSLRQVLEAKMKLDRDELQKQIHQMKQEVPTWGEAGP; this is translated from the exons ATGCAGAACAAAGGGGGGGGCGACCGGTTGGCTAGGCAACTCTTGGAGGAACATATCCGAAACATAACGGCAATAGTGAGGCAGCTTAATCGGGACATTGAG ATGCTGCAGGAACAGATACGTGTCAGAGACAATCTCAGCTATGGAACAAATTCTACCCTGAAGAGTCTGGAAATGCGGCAGCTTTCTGGGTTAGGAGATCTTCGGGGAAGAGTTGCAAG GTGTGATGCTGGGTTAGCCCGACTGTCTGCAGAGCATAAAATTACATATGAAAGACTTCAGAGCCTAAGTAAAGACCAACACACTTCCAAGCTGATCTTGGAATCCAAAATCAAAGAGGCAGAAATACAG atttctcATCTTCTGAGCAGAGTAGAGCAATCAATAATGCAACAAGAAGCTAAGCTGAAGATTGCCTACAAAGAGAGCAACCAACAGCTCCATCTTCTGGATACGAA ATTAAAAAATGCTATTGAGGAACTCAGCAGCCAGATTTTGTCTGCACGTAGCTGGTTGGAACAGGAACATGAAAGGATTGAAAAAGAGCTTGTGCAAAAAATTGACCAACTCTCATTGACTTTTAAGGAAAACACT GAAATGAGTGAAAGAGCTATAGAGATGAAATTCAACCAAATGGCAGAGAAAATTGACAAAatagaagaaatacagaagataaCCATGGAAGCACATGAAGcaaaacagactgaagaaaagataaatattcGCATTGGAAAACTTCAAAATGAGATAAATGAAGatataaaagaaatgaaagctgaagTTAATGCTG GGTTTGCAGCTATCTATGAGAGCATTGGGTCTCTACGGCAAGTTCTAGAAGCGAAAATGAAGCTGGACAGAGATGAACTACAGAAGCAGATCCACCAAATGAAGCAGGAGGTTCCAACGTGGGGAGAGGCTGGACCGTGA
- the FAM81A gene encoding protein FAM81A isoform X1 translates to MAQRSPIFPTLAPSERRVRNIALHSQALTAVPLASASLVDQLEDRILSHEKTTAALVEHAFRIKEDIVSTLHRMQNKGGGDRLARQLLEEHIRNITAIVRQLNRDIEMLQEQIRVRDNLSYGTNSTLKSLEMRQLSGLGDLRGRVARCDAGLARLSAEHKITYERLQSLSKDQHTSKLILESKIKEAEIQISHLLSRVEQSIMQQEAKLKIAYKESNQQLHLLDTKLKNAIEELSSQILSARSWLEQEHERIEKELVQKIDQLSLTFKENTEMSERAIEMKFNQMAEKIDKIEEIQKITMEAHEAKQTEEKINIRIGKLQNEINEDIKEMKAEVNAGFAAIYESIGSLRQVLEAKMKLDRDELQKQIHQMKQEVPTWGEAGP, encoded by the exons ATGGCCCAGCGAAGCCCAATCTTCCCAACTCTTGCCCCTTCTGAAAG ACGGGTTCGAAACATAGCGCTGCACAGCCAGGCGTTGACAGCGGTCCCGTTGGCATCTGCAAGCCTGGTGGATCAGCTGGAAGACAGAATCCTAAGCCATGAGAAAACAACGGCGGCTCTTGTGGAACACGCTTTTCGCATTAAGGAGGACATTGTTTCCACTCTGCACAGAATGCAGAACAAAGGGGGGGGCGACCGGTTGGCTAGGCAACTCTTGGAGGAACATATCCGAAACATAACGGCAATAGTGAGGCAGCTTAATCGGGACATTGAG ATGCTGCAGGAACAGATACGTGTCAGAGACAATCTCAGCTATGGAACAAATTCTACCCTGAAGAGTCTGGAAATGCGGCAGCTTTCTGGGTTAGGAGATCTTCGGGGAAGAGTTGCAAG GTGTGATGCTGGGTTAGCCCGACTGTCTGCAGAGCATAAAATTACATATGAAAGACTTCAGAGCCTAAGTAAAGACCAACACACTTCCAAGCTGATCTTGGAATCCAAAATCAAAGAGGCAGAAATACAG atttctcATCTTCTGAGCAGAGTAGAGCAATCAATAATGCAACAAGAAGCTAAGCTGAAGATTGCCTACAAAGAGAGCAACCAACAGCTCCATCTTCTGGATACGAA ATTAAAAAATGCTATTGAGGAACTCAGCAGCCAGATTTTGTCTGCACGTAGCTGGTTGGAACAGGAACATGAAAGGATTGAAAAAGAGCTTGTGCAAAAAATTGACCAACTCTCATTGACTTTTAAGGAAAACACT GAAATGAGTGAAAGAGCTATAGAGATGAAATTCAACCAAATGGCAGAGAAAATTGACAAAatagaagaaatacagaagataaCCATGGAAGCACATGAAGcaaaacagactgaagaaaagataaatattcGCATTGGAAAACTTCAAAATGAGATAAATGAAGatataaaagaaatgaaagctgaagTTAATGCTG GGTTTGCAGCTATCTATGAGAGCATTGGGTCTCTACGGCAAGTTCTAGAAGCGAAAATGAAGCTGGACAGAGATGAACTACAGAAGCAGATCCACCAAATGAAGCAGGAGGTTCCAACGTGGGGAGAGGCTGGACCGTGA